A section of the Meles meles chromosome 8, mMelMel3.1 paternal haplotype, whole genome shotgun sequence genome encodes:
- the LOC123949352 gene encoding olfactory receptor 4P4-like — translation MEKQRNISEFILLGLSYDQNIEIFCFVLFLFCYIALLTGNLLILVSIRCSPLFHQPMYYFLSHLSSMDICYTSSITPKLIGDLLGGTKTISYGNCMLQLFTMHFFGGTEIFILTAMAFDRYAAICKPLHYLLIMNRTRCHLLVLAAWAGGALHSFPQLLMAIQLPFCGPNELDHYFCDIFPLLKVACTDTYITGILVVANSGMVALVTFVVLFVSYVIILFSLRHHSAEGRRKALSTCGSHITVVILFFGPSIFAYLRTPASFPEDKVFALFYTIVAPMFNPLIYTLRNTEMKNAMRKVLCQTLFSKEVRN, via the coding sequence atggagaagcagagaaacatCTCAGAATTCATACTTCTAGGACTTTCGTATGACCAGAACAtagaaatattttgctttgtcctcttcttattctgttatATTGCCCTGTTGACAGGAAACCTTCTGATCCTTGTCTCCATTCGATGCAGTCCTCTTTTTCACCAACCCATGTACTACTTCCTCAGCCACTTATCCTCTATGGACATCTGCTATACCTCTAGCATTACACCCAAATTAATTGGTGACCTACTTGGAGGGACAAAAACCATCTCCTATGGTAATTGCATGTTACAGCTATTTACCATGCACTTCTTTGGAGGTACTGAGATCTTCATTCTGACCGCCATGGCCTTTGATCGCTATGCTGCCATCTGCAAACCTCTCCACTACCTGCTTATCATGAACAGGACAAGGTGTCATCTCCTAGTCTTGGCTGCGTGGGCTGGTGGGGCTCTCCATTCTTTTCCTCAATTATTGATGGCAATCCAATTGCCGTTTTGTGGTCCTAATGAACTCGATCACTACTTTTGTGATATCTTCCCTCTGCTGAAAGTTGCCTGCACTGATACCTACATCACCGGGATCCTTGTGGTTGCCAATTCAGGTATGGTCGCCTTGGTTACCTTTGttgtcttgtttgtttcttatgtcATTATTTTGTTTAGTCTAAGACATCACTCAGCTGAGGGAAGACgcaaagccctctccacctgtgGTTCTCATATTACTGTGGTCATCTTATTTTTCGGGCCTTCAATCTTTGCCTACCTTCGAACTCCAGCCAGTTTCCCTGAGGACAAAGTATTTGCTCTATTTTATACCATCGTTGCTCCTATGTTCAATCCCTTAATCTATACTCTGAgaaatacagagatgaaaaatgcCATGAGGAAAGTTTTGTgtcaaacattattttcaaaGGAAGTACGCAATTAA